The Methanopyrus kandleri AV19 DNA segment GAGAAGCACGGCGATCCGCTGCCGGAGGATACCTTGGAGCTATGCCACGAAGCCGATGCGATCCTATTCGGGGCCGCGGGTGAGACGGCGGCCGACGTGATCGTCCGGCTGAGACAGGAGCTCGACCTGTACGCGAACATCAGACCGGTACGTGGGTTTCCGGGACTCCGTGAGCTCACCGGTGAGCCGTACGTGCGGGACGACGTGGACTTCGTGATAGTGCGCGAGAATACCGAGGGGCTGTACTCAGGGATCGAGGGGAGATTCCGAGACACCGCGTACACCTTGAGGATCATCACAGAAGAAGGGACGCGGCGTATCGCCGAAGTAGCTTGCGATTTAGCGGAGGAGCGCGGTTCGAATACCGTTACGTGTGTGCACAAGGCGAACGTCATGCGTGAGACGTGTGGGCTCTTCCGCGAAGTGTGCAAGGAGGTGGTCGAATCCCGTGGACTGGAGTTCGAGGAGTACTACGTGGACGCTGCGGCTATGTTCATGATTACCGAGCCGGAGCGCTTCGACGTCGTCGTGACACCGAACATGTTCGGCGACATACTATCTGACGAGGCGGCAGCACTCGTTGGTGGGCTGGGGTTGGCGCCCAGCGGGAACGTCGGCGACCGCCATGGGCTGTTCGAACCGGTGCACGGATCGGCGCCGGACATCGCGGGTAAAGGAATCGCGAACCCGTTCGCGACGATCCTTTCCGCGGTCATGATGCTAGAGTGGTTGGGTGAGGACGAAGCCGCGGAAGCCGTAAGAGAGGCCGTGGGTGAGGCGATCCGAGAAGGTGTCGTCACGCCGGATCTAGGAGGTGATAAAAAGACGATGGAGGTGGCGGAGTTCGTCAGGGAAGCTGCCCTCAACCGGGTCCAGTAGTGGGTCCAGTGGTGGACGATCCAGTAGTGGATTCTTCCTTCCCCGCACCCTGCTCCTCTCCGGATCGGCCTCCCACGTCCTTAACTTTCGTCTTGGCGGCGATCTCCGACGGCGACAGTGGGTGAGGTTTACGGTTCTTGAGCTCCGGCGGTAGTACCACCTTAGACATCTTCTCCTGTTCCTCGATCTCCTGTTTGATAGGCGAGATACTGACGAACCCCGCGGCCATACCGATGACGAACCCTAGAATCGCGGAAGCCTTCAGGACGGTTTCGGTCTTCAAGTCCGTCAACCCCGGAGGGAAATGTCATGATGTCGATCAAAATGACGATCGGAGCCACCGGAGCCGCTGAGGCGGCTTCGCACGGGGACGTGATCGTGGTAGTGGACGTCGTGAACACTTCCTCTGCGGCTGAGGTCGCCTTACGCGAAGGGGCTGTCGCCGTAGTAGGGGCGGCTCCCGATAGTGCTTATCGGGTCCTCTCGGGTGAGCACGCGGCTAAATACCCGTTCGCGGAGACACCCGAAGGCGTTGACCCGGTAGAGCGAGGCCGGGAAGCTGGTAAGATAGCCGTGGAAGAGGGCTGCGATGTAGTACT contains these protein-coding regions:
- a CDS encoding isocitrate/isopropylmalate dehydrogenase family protein, producing the protein MAYKIAVIPGDGIGPEVIEAALHVIEPLIDAEFVEGEAGDECAEKHGDPLPEDTLELCHEADAILFGAAGETAADVIVRLRQELDLYANIRPVRGFPGLRELTGEPYVRDDVDFVIVRENTEGLYSGIEGRFRDTAYTLRIITEEGTRRIAEVACDLAEERGSNTVTCVHKANVMRETCGLFREVCKEVVESRGLEFEEYYVDAAAMFMITEPERFDVVVTPNMFGDILSDEAAALVGGLGLAPSGNVGDRHGLFEPVHGSAPDIAGKGIANPFATILSAVMMLEWLGEDEAAEAVREAVGEAIREGVVTPDLGGDKKTMEVAEFVREAALNRVQ